The proteins below come from a single Erythrobacter sp. SG61-1L genomic window:
- a CDS encoding patatin-like protein produces MRQKELRIALICYGGVSLAVYMHGVTKELWKLTRASRALHAGDETLSGSEAVYLEMLQHLRSKSDVMLRVMPDILTGASAGGINAVFLAQAIHSGQSLEPLTELWLEHADVDKLLDPEARLWTWIAKFWAPPVVQFLLSRPGSAVNESVAPETRRQVRKKLGRFVRSRWFAPPFSGIGFSGLIADALKAMEEAPADRPLLPPGHPLDLFVTATDFGGYIELLRINSPAVVQESEHRLPIGFRARTPAEPGHQLADPLELTLAARSTASFPGAFPPLKLGEIDELARRRKREWTGRGQFIERVMPGHMRQQDADRVSLVDGSVLVNAPFSEAMGALQGRPAQREVDRRFVYIDPRPDRIGRRAQEKGEDVGFFKAIVGSISAIPREQPIRDNLEQIQSLSREAERLQQIAAALRPEVERTVNKLFGRTFFMNRPTPRRLAAWRAKAQQAAAEQAGYAFHSYAQAKFTGIVERLSQMVFSSAPGLLLHDAAPIADALRSELERRGLSSLIDPAGGAAEEAIRFFRDHDIGFRIRRLRLLARRLTRDWEGGRTITEADRDAGRDVIYRALAIYFDREGPESLGESFPAIAEGVLTYPGAVLDAIAERRDLQALDLKVEEMLAEALEAMPKPLRRRILFAYLGFPFLDVATLPLFRNEGFTEFDPIKVDRISPDDAVSIRSGGTFATLRGVEFFNFGAFFSRSYRENDYLWGRLHGAERMVDLVCSTMEGEVDALEITACKRRIFLAILDEEEGRLKADLTLIPKIRAEVMERLANA; encoded by the coding sequence ATGCGCCAGAAGGAACTCCGCATCGCCCTCATCTGCTATGGCGGCGTCAGCCTCGCCGTATACATGCATGGCGTGACCAAGGAGCTGTGGAAGCTCACCCGCGCGAGCCGCGCGCTCCATGCGGGAGACGAAACGCTCAGCGGAAGCGAAGCTGTCTATCTGGAAATGCTGCAGCATTTGCGCAGCAAAAGCGACGTGATGCTGCGCGTGATGCCGGACATTCTTACCGGCGCCAGCGCTGGCGGCATCAATGCCGTATTCCTAGCCCAGGCGATCCATTCCGGACAATCGCTTGAGCCGCTGACCGAGCTGTGGCTCGAACATGCAGATGTCGACAAGCTGCTCGATCCCGAAGCACGGCTGTGGACCTGGATAGCGAAATTCTGGGCGCCGCCGGTCGTGCAATTCCTTCTCAGCCGCCCGGGCAGCGCAGTGAATGAAAGCGTCGCGCCTGAAACTCGCCGCCAGGTGCGCAAGAAGCTGGGACGGTTCGTGCGTTCCCGCTGGTTCGCCCCGCCCTTCTCCGGCATCGGATTTTCCGGCCTGATCGCAGACGCGCTAAAGGCTATGGAAGAGGCCCCTGCCGATAGGCCGCTGCTGCCACCCGGCCACCCGCTGGACCTGTTCGTCACCGCCACCGACTTTGGCGGATATATCGAATTGCTGCGCATCAACAGCCCGGCGGTGGTGCAGGAAAGCGAGCATCGCCTTCCGATAGGCTTTCGCGCGCGTACGCCCGCCGAACCGGGTCATCAATTGGCCGACCCATTGGAACTGACGCTGGCGGCGCGATCCACGGCGAGTTTTCCTGGTGCCTTCCCTCCTCTGAAGTTGGGGGAAATCGACGAACTGGCACGTCGCCGCAAACGAGAATGGACTGGGCGAGGCCAATTCATCGAACGCGTCATGCCCGGCCATATGCGGCAACAGGATGCAGACCGCGTTTCGCTGGTGGACGGCTCTGTTCTGGTCAATGCGCCCTTCTCCGAAGCAATGGGCGCGCTACAGGGGCGCCCGGCCCAGCGCGAGGTTGACCGGCGGTTCGTCTATATCGACCCCCGGCCTGACAGGATAGGCCGGCGCGCACAGGAAAAGGGCGAGGATGTCGGATTCTTCAAGGCCATCGTCGGCTCCATCTCTGCCATTCCGCGCGAACAGCCTATCCGCGACAATCTGGAGCAGATCCAGTCACTCTCGCGCGAGGCGGAACGACTACAGCAGATCGCCGCCGCACTGCGTCCGGAAGTGGAGCGGACGGTCAACAAATTGTTCGGACGGACATTCTTCATGAACCGTCCAACACCTCGGCGGTTGGCTGCCTGGCGCGCCAAGGCTCAACAGGCTGCAGCGGAGCAGGCAGGTTATGCGTTCCATTCCTATGCGCAGGCCAAGTTCACCGGGATTGTGGAGCGCCTTTCCCAGATGGTTTTCTCCAGCGCGCCGGGCCTTTTGCTGCACGATGCTGCACCTATTGCAGATGCCCTGCGCAGCGAGTTGGAACGGCGCGGACTTTCAAGTCTGATCGATCCGGCTGGTGGAGCGGCCGAGGAGGCGATCCGCTTCTTCCGCGACCATGACATAGGCTTCCGCATCCGCCGTCTGCGCTTGCTGGCCCGGCGCCTGACGCGCGACTGGGAAGGCGGACGCACCATCACGGAAGCTGACCGGGATGCCGGGCGAGACGTGATCTATCGTGCGCTGGCGATCTATTTCGACCGTGAAGGGCCGGAATCTCTGGGCGAGAGCTTCCCGGCCATTGCCGAGGGCGTGCTCACGTATCCGGGCGCCGTTCTGGATGCCATCGCCGAACGGCGTGACTTGCAGGCGCTCGATCTGAAGGTGGAAGAAATGCTGGCGGAAGCACTGGAGGCAATGCCCAAGCCCCTGCGCCGCAGGATACTGTTCGCCTATCTGGGCTTTCCTTTCCTGGATGTAGCCACCCTGCCCTTGTTTCGCAATGAAGGCTTCACTGAATTTGATCCGATCAAGGTGGATCGCATCTCCCCCGACGATGCTGTTTCCATCCGTTCCGGCGGAACCTTCGCCACCCTGCGCGGAGTGGAGTTTTTCAATTTCGGCGCGTTCTTCAGCCGTTCCTACCGCGAGAATGACTATCTATGGGGCCGCCTCCACGGTGCGGAACGGATGGTGGATCTGGTCTGTTCGACCATGGAGGGTGAGGTGGACGCGCTGGAAATCACCGCCTGCAAACGCAGGATATTCCTGGCAATCCTCGATGAGGAAGAAGGGCGGTTGAAGGCCGACCTAACCCTGATCCCCAAGATCCGCGCGGAAGTGATGGAACGTCTGGCTAACGCTTGA
- a CDS encoding low molecular weight protein-tyrosine-phosphatase yields the protein MTMRPALLFVCLGNICRSPLAEAAMRQQAEAAGLDVYVESAATASYHTGKPIDERSLIVARKHGIDLSDHFARQVQAEDFMRFTHIFAIDKGVMNSLRQIVPQGATSSLEMLLDNVPGRQGQSVADPYFSEQDAFDITWADVSAAAAALVQRFKR from the coding sequence ATGACGATGCGTCCTGCCCTGCTGTTTGTGTGCCTGGGAAATATCTGCCGTTCGCCTTTGGCCGAAGCCGCGATGCGGCAGCAGGCAGAAGCGGCAGGGCTGGACGTTTATGTCGAATCCGCGGCTACGGCTTCCTATCACACCGGCAAACCGATCGATGAGCGGTCGCTGATCGTGGCGCGCAAGCATGGTATCGACTTGTCTGATCATTTTGCGCGCCAGGTGCAGGCCGAAGATTTTATGCGGTTCACGCATATCTTCGCGATCGACAAGGGCGTGATGAATTCGCTGCGCCAGATAGTGCCGCAAGGGGCCACATCCAGCCTCGAAATGCTGCTGGACAATGTGCCGGGGCGGCAGGGGCAATCGGTGGCCGACCCCTATTTCAGCGAACAGGATGCGTTTGACATCACCTGGGCGGATGTGAGCGCGGCCGCGGCAGCACTGGTCCAGCGCTTCAAGCGTTAG